In one bacterium genomic region, the following are encoded:
- a CDS encoding CTP synthase, producing the protein MPKYIFITGGVVSGSGKGITAASIGVILKSRGLRVNIQKMDPYFNFDAGTLNPAEHGEVFVTADGGEADLDLGHYERFIDQQLNRSSSVMSGQVYSKVFADERDGLFLGKTVQVIPHITDEYQRRIQDAAKGFDVLICEVGGTIGDYESLAVIEALRQFKRRVGADNVLYTHVVFLPYLAASKEIKTKPAQNSVRDLREAGIQPDILAVRSDYELKASVFDKLSMYCDVDKEAIVGLPTLKSVYEVPLRMEESGIGDYIVERLGLPAQSAKLDDWYDLADRVLEDKPEVTIGIVAKYLDHEDTYMSVVEALKSAGWKHSRNVKVRWIDAEKLTVNQKALKEVDGILVPGGFGERGVEGKIIATQYARENNVPYLGICLGLQIAVIEAARNILKLEGAHSLEFDHDAPHHVVSLMEDQTGVRLGGSMRLGDYPTALTESSLAHRLYGVNHISERHRHRYEVNNSYRDELESVGMRFSGLSPDGQLVEIIEYPQHRFFVASQFHPEFSSRPMRPAPLFDGFVGASAGLLQSAMDSATMDITTVQKRKG; encoded by the coding sequence ATACCAAAATATATTTTTATTACAGGAGGAGTAGTTTCAGGGTCTGGAAAAGGCATTACGGCGGCGTCAATCGGCGTCATTTTAAAATCTCGAGGCTTGCGGGTAAACATTCAAAAAATGGACCCGTATTTTAATTTTGATGCCGGTACGTTAAATCCGGCCGAGCACGGTGAGGTGTTTGTAACGGCCGATGGTGGAGAGGCAGATTTAGATTTAGGCCATTATGAGCGATTTATAGACCAGCAGCTAAATCGGAGTAGCTCGGTGATGAGTGGGCAGGTTTACTCAAAAGTGTTTGCCGATGAGCGCGATGGATTGTTTTTAGGTAAGACAGTCCAGGTAATTCCTCATATTACTGATGAATATCAGCGCCGTATCCAAGATGCCGCCAAGGGTTTTGATGTTTTGATTTGCGAGGTTGGTGGGACAATTGGCGATTATGAGTCGCTTGCTGTTATTGAGGCGTTGCGTCAGTTTAAGCGACGTGTGGGTGCCGATAATGTACTTTATACTCATGTTGTATTTTTGCCGTATTTAGCTGCCAGCAAAGAGATAAAGACTAAACCTGCTCAGAATTCAGTCCGAGACTTGCGAGAAGCCGGAATCCAGCCCGATATCTTGGCGGTTCGTAGTGACTATGAGCTCAAGGCATCAGTTTTTGATAAGTTATCGATGTATTGTGATGTTGATAAGGAGGCGATTGTTGGCCTTCCTACACTTAAGAGCGTCTATGAGGTACCATTGCGGATGGAAGAGTCCGGGATTGGCGACTATATTGTGGAACGACTGGGTCTGCCGGCTCAATCGGCTAAGTTAGATGATTGGTACGATTTGGCCGATCGAGTGCTAGAAGACAAGCCTGAGGTAACTATTGGTATAGTGGCAAAATATCTAGACCATGAAGACACTTATATGTCGGTTGTGGAGGCACTTAAGTCAGCCGGTTGGAAGCATTCCAGGAATGTTAAGGTGCGCTGGATTGATGCCGAAAAACTTACAGTAAATCAGAAAGCCCTAAAAGAAGTTGATGGCATATTGGTACCGGGTGGTTTTGGTGAGCGTGGGGTTGAGGGTAAGATTATTGCCACACAGTATGCTCGTGAAAATAATGTGCCTTATCTCGGTATATGTTTAGGTTTACAGATAGCAGTGATTGAGGCGGCTAGGAATATTCTAAAATTAGAGGGTGCTCATTCACTTGAGTTTGATCATGATGCCCCGCACCATGTGGTGAGCTTGATGGAGGACCAGACAGGTGTTCGCCTGGGTGGGTCGATGCGATTAGGTGATTACCCGACAGCCTTGACGGAAAGCTCATTGGCTCATCGACTCTATGGCGTTAATCATATTTCGGAACGTCATCGTCATCGATATGAGGTAAATAATAGCTATCGTGATGAACTGGAGTCAGTAGGGATGCGGTTTTCTGGCCTTTCACCAGATGGGCAGTTAGTAGAAATAATAGAATATCCGCAGCACAGATTTTTTGTTGCCAGCCAATTCCATCCTGAGTTTAGTTCTCGACCGATGCGACCAGCACCACTTTTTGATGGGTTCGTTGGGGCATCAGCGGGACTTTTGCAATCTGCAATGGACAGCGCTACAATGGATATAACAACTGTACAGAAAAGGAAGGGCTAG
- the rpmA gene encoding 50S ribosomal protein L27 yields the protein MSKTKAGGSTKNGRDSRSKRLGVKLFGGQEVTTGDIIIRQRGNKYEAGENTFLGKDYTIHAGIDGQVSFRQTRKTLFSGAKRRKTVVFVTPIEA from the coding sequence ATGTCAAAGACTAAAGCTGGTGGCTCTACAAAAAACGGTCGCGATTCACGCTCGAAGCGCCTTGGTGTTAAACTTTTTGGTGGTCAAGAAGTTACTACTGGAGATATTATTATCCGTCAGCGTGGCAATAAGTATGAAGCAGGTGAAAATACCTTTCTTGGTAAAGACTATACTATCCACGCCGGAATAGATGGTCAGGTAAGCTTCCGACAAACCCGTAAGACTCTTTTTTCTGGCGCAAAGCGACGTAAGACTGTCGTCTTTGTTACGCCAATCGAAGCTTAA
- a CDS encoding response regulator, with product MSDKTPTILLVEDDAELASVYRARFEAEGFNTAWAENGENALARVVESKPDIILLDIMMPRVSGFDVLDILRNTPQTQHAKIIMMSALSSDKDIAKAKSLGVDDYLVKSQVAMADVVHIVRKHLGMTKGPEANASQA from the coding sequence ATGTCTGATAAAACACCAACTATTTTATTAGTAGAAGATGATGCGGAGCTGGCTAGTGTGTATCGAGCGCGCTTTGAGGCCGAGGGCTTTAATACAGCTTGGGCGGAGAATGGAGAGAATGCCTTAGCTCGTGTGGTTGAGTCTAAGCCAGACATAATTTTATTAGACATCATGATGCCTCGTGTTTCTGGGTTTGATGTGTTAGATATATTGCGCAATACTCCGCAGACACAACATGCCAAGATCATCATGATGTCTGCCCTGTCTAGTGATAAGGATATTGCTAAGGCAAAATCACTCGGGGTGGATGATTATTTGGTAAAAAGCCAGGTAGCGATGGCCGATGTGGTGCATATTGTACGTAAGCATTTAGGTATGACTAAGGGGCCTGAAGCAAATGCAAGCCAGGCCTAG
- a CDS encoding leucine-rich repeat protein, which translates to MNQLIAKLIHQPTTKLKTNLSTATQSIKTDSITNTTKRLNYLTLSLLISLTSILPILLPATANAAPSTPPDSCFDYTTNLGEVTITDYYDHEANNNSNPACTREVIIPSIIGGNSVTSIGDYAFYDNQLTGLAIPSSVTSIGYEAFFDNQLTGVTIEGDITTAGGNEFRSNPIQAFTYGLDTYTSSSPITDDCFAFDGVDTITSFNKADITTIRDHSNACLNPNINIPSTIGGNSITSIGANAFSYNQLTSVTIPNSVTVLDGEAFRDNQLTSLTILNSITSIGEYAFFNNQIAGVTIPDSVTSLSPYAFVFQTKPGGTGYNDFWNSDQSSQNGQTFLDSVIYTNIYASPSQVTALNLTDSTITESYDGYDYNADGDQTDIMSGHLINPAHITATYKDTGGNTIAPSTTATGTGLSSYLVVDNPTNNLSLYYKAGNSYTVPPAPTIADYTIQTTPSNIASLTAGNNSIDYIYTANYGNNNNPSNNTVTLPNAVDGKNMTITTPATTNITCSNTTKESVAHPDNDYQYTMGFVDFCFTTNQTNNQVTLDFITDLKPSQVTARKYNPNTNSYNNLPTNANPAITETTIDGKHALTLTYTLIDNGELDLDPAAGTISDPVGLAVSNSTYDQLASTGENTQPILLAAVLLLVSGIVGVWYFRRGRKKR; encoded by the coding sequence ATGAACCAACTAATAGCTAAGTTAATACACCAGCCAACAACCAAGCTTAAAACTAATCTATCTACAGCTACCCAGTCCATCAAAACCGACAGTATAACTAACACAACCAAAAGACTAAACTACCTAACTCTTAGCCTACTAATAAGCCTAACCTCAATACTGCCAATACTACTACCAGCTACAGCTAATGCTGCCCCATCCACCCCACCAGATAGTTGCTTTGACTACACCACCAACCTAGGTGAAGTAACAATTACCGATTACTACGACCACGAAGCCAACAACAACTCCAATCCCGCCTGTACCAGAGAAGTTATTATACCTAGCATTATTGGCGGTAACTCTGTAACTTCTATTGGCGACTATGCTTTTTATGACAACCAACTCACCGGTCTAGCTATTCCAAGCTCCGTGACTTCTATTGGTTACGAAGCCTTCTTTGACAACCAACTCACCGGCGTTACAATTGAGGGTGATATCACAACTGCAGGAGGTAATGAATTTAGAAGTAACCCCATCCAAGCCTTCACTTACGGCCTAGATACCTATACATCTTCAAGCCCTATAACAGATGATTGCTTCGCCTTTGATGGAGTAGATACCATAACAAGTTTTAATAAAGCAGACATAACTACAATTAGAGACCACAGTAATGCTTGCTTAAACCCTAATATAAATATACCTAGTACAATAGGTGGTAACTCCATAACTTCTATTGGCGCCAATGCCTTCTCTTACAACCAACTCACCAGCGTTACAATCCCAAACTCCGTAACTGTTCTTGACGGTGAGGCTTTCCGCGACAACCAACTCACCAGTCTAACTATCCTAAACTCCATAACTTCTATTGGCGAGTATGCCTTCTTTAACAACCAAATTGCCGGTGTGACTATTCCAGACTCTGTTACTTCACTAAGCCCATATGCGTTTGTGTTCCAAACTAAACCAGGTGGGACAGGCTATAATGACTTCTGGAATTCGGATCAGAGTTCTCAAAACGGCCAAACCTTCCTAGATAGTGTTATCTACACTAATATCTACGCTAGCCCTAGCCAAGTAACGGCATTAAATCTAACAGATTCAACAATAACTGAATCATATGATGGCTATGATTACAACGCCGATGGCGATCAAACCGACATAATGTCTGGCCACCTTATCAACCCTGCCCACATAACCGCCACCTATAAAGACACAGGCGGTAATACCATTGCCCCTAGCACCACAGCTACTGGCACAGGCTTGTCTTCTTACCTAGTAGTAGATAACCCAACTAATAATCTAAGCTTGTACTACAAAGCCGGTAATAGCTACACTGTACCACCAGCCCCAACCATAGCTGACTATACCATCCAAACCACACCAAGTAACATAGCTAGCCTAACAGCTGGTAATAACTCCATAGACTATATCTATACAGCTAATTATGGAAATAACAATAACCCATCTAATAACACTGTCACTTTACCAAATGCAGTAGATGGTAAGAACATGACCATAACAACTCCCGCCACTACAAACATAACTTGCTCTAATACTACTAAAGAGTCTGTAGCTCATCCAGATAACGATTACCAGTACACCATGGGCTTTGTGGACTTCTGCTTTACTACTAACCAAACAAACAACCAAGTAACCCTAGACTTTATAACTGATCTAAAACCAAGCCAAGTAACCGCTCGCAAGTACAACCCTAATACTAATAGCTATAACAACCTACCAACCAATGCTAACCCAGCTATTACTGAAACTACCATAGATGGTAAACACGCTCTAACCCTAACCTATACCCTAATAGACAATGGCGAACTAGACCTCGATCCAGCAGCAGGTACTATCTCTGACCCAGTTGGTTTAGCAGTATCTAACTCTACCTATGACCAACTAGCGAGTACCGGGGAGAATACTCAACCAATACTATTAGCTGCTGTGTTGCTTCTAGTAAGTGGCATAGTAGGAGTGTGGTATTTTAGGCGGGGACGGAAGAAGAGGTAG
- a CDS encoding S41 family peptidase has translation MGEKITQSAPNKPGVNITRLRLIGWALGLILLGGLVGIFGYKIYLGRTSTATATAEQFREIHSILKSSFNGDLNDEKQAEGALRGYVASLGDPYTVFLSAKEAQELSDDLAGQLSGIGVEVGLKGNRLTVISPIDETPADQAGIRAGDVIASIEGQSTAEMSLDEAVKKIRGEKGTQVKLTIVREGEEPKDLTITRDQIKVSSVKYEVKDGGVGYIRVRRFGDDTDAAIRNATADLAKQGVNKIVLDLRDNPGGYLNSAVSVTSEFLANGVVVEERGRHMENKQLVANPGGNLTDAKLVILINDGSASASEITAGALKDNGRATLVGEKTYGKGSVQEVKSLSSGAQLKVTVASWFTPNGVNISKEGIKPDIEVKFSKEDSDNGRDPQLDKALEVVRQ, from the coding sequence ATGGGTGAGAAAATTACACAGTCGGCGCCAAATAAGCCTGGCGTAAATATAACTCGGCTTCGACTTATTGGTTGGGCTCTAGGGCTTATTTTGCTTGGTGGCTTGGTTGGCATATTTGGCTATAAAATTTACCTAGGTCGTACGAGTACGGCAACTGCTACAGCCGAACAATTTCGAGAAATTCATTCAATTCTAAAATCTAGCTTTAATGGTGATTTAAATGATGAAAAGCAAGCAGAGGGAGCATTGCGAGGCTATGTCGCTAGTCTGGGTGATCCATACACGGTTTTCTTGAGTGCTAAAGAGGCGCAAGAGCTTTCTGATGACTTAGCTGGCCAGTTGTCTGGTATTGGGGTGGAAGTTGGACTTAAGGGCAATCGCTTGACGGTAATTTCACCAATTGATGAGACCCCGGCTGATCAGGCTGGTATTCGAGCTGGCGATGTGATAGCTAGTATCGAAGGGCAGAGTACAGCCGAGATGAGTCTGGATGAGGCCGTTAAAAAGATCCGTGGCGAGAAAGGCACTCAGGTGAAGCTTACTATTGTGCGGGAAGGCGAAGAGCCTAAAGATTTGACAATTACACGAGATCAAATCAAGGTATCTAGCGTTAAGTATGAGGTAAAAGATGGTGGAGTGGGCTACATTAGGGTGCGACGATTTGGTGATGATACTGATGCTGCAATACGAAATGCAACGGCCGATTTAGCTAAGCAGGGGGTAAATAAGATCGTGTTAGATTTACGTGATAATCCAGGTGGGTACTTAAATAGTGCAGTTTCGGTTACTTCAGAATTTTTGGCTAATGGAGTGGTTGTTGAAGAGCGCGGACGGCATATGGAAAATAAGCAATTGGTGGCTAATCCAGGTGGTAACTTGACTGACGCTAAGCTAGTAATTCTTATTAATGATGGCTCAGCTTCAGCTTCAGAAATTACAGCTGGTGCCCTGAAAGATAACGGGCGGGCTACGTTAGTGGGCGAGAAAACTTATGGTAAGGGTAGCGTGCAGGAAGTGAAGAGCTTATCGAGTGGCGCTCAGCTTAAAGTGACAGTTGCAAGTTGGTTTACGCCAAATGGAGTGAATATTTCAAAAGAGGGAATTAAGCCAGATATTGAAGTAAAGTTTAGTAAGGAAGACTCCGATAATGGGCGTGATCCACAGCTCGATAAGGCTTTGGAGGTAGTGCGCCAATAA